A window of Castanea sativa cultivar Marrone di Chiusa Pesio chromosome 1, ASM4071231v1 contains these coding sequences:
- the LOC142615653 gene encoding putative inactive purple acid phosphatase 28 isoform X1, producing the protein MEVESSKSGNWKHSLVYLAFITLIIHLILHKHKLSGNDTVRVKRNPNLPLRFRYDGTFKILQVADMHYGNGIMSRCRDVLDEEFPYCSDLNTTHFLNTLILSENPDFIAFTGDNIFGPSTADAAESLLEAFGPAMESGLPWAAILGNHDQESTMNRAELMSFISLMDYSVSQTNPSAEGPTSSLKGSMMTDIDGFGNYNLRVYGAPGSHLANSSIFNLLFLDSGDRAVVQGVRTYGWIKESQLRWVRGISQRFQGQTSDTDQSADALPLTIPALGFFHIPIPEIRQLYYKKIVGQFQEAVACSSVNSGVLETLVSIGDVKAVFMGHDHTNDFCGNLDGIWFCYGGGIGYHGYGKAGWPRRARVILAELGKGDKAWMGVERIKTWKRLDDEKLSKIDEQVLWNHRPSR; encoded by the exons ATGGAAGTGGAATCATCAAAAAGTGGAAATTGGAAGCACAGTTTGGTGTACTTGGCATTTATCACCTTAATCATACACCTTATTCTTCATAAACACAAACTATCAGGAAACGACACCGTTCGCGTCAAAAGAAACCCAAATCTCCCACTCCGGTTCCGCTACGACGGTACCTTCAAAATCCTTCAG gtGGCTGATATGCATTATGGTAATGGAATAATGAGTCGATGCCGAGACGTGTTAGATGAGGAGTTCCCCTACTGTTCCGATCTCAACACCACTCACTTTCTCAACACTTTGATTCTTTCCGAAAATCCTGATTTCATTGCTTTCACTG GAGACAATATATTTGGGCCCAGCACTGCTGATGCAGCTGAATCCCTACTTGAAGCTTTTGGTCCTGCCATGGAATCTGGTCTTCCGTGGGCTGCAATCTTGGGAAACCATGACCAGGAATCTACAATGAATCGTGCAGAATTGATGTCCTTCATCTCCCTTATGGATTATTCTGTCTCGCAAACCAATCCATCAGCTGAAGGTCCTACTAGTTCTCTTAAGGGAAGCATGATGACAGACATTGATGGTTTTGGCAATTATAACCTAAGAGTGTATGGTGCCCCAGGTTCGCATTTGGCGAACAGCAGCATATTCAATCTTCTCTTTCTTGACAGTGGAGACAGGGCAGTTGTTCAAGGAGTTCGAACTTATGGATGGATTAAGGAATCCCAACTTCGTTGGGTCCGTGGCATTTCTCAGAGATTTCAG GGCCAAACATCGGATACTGACCAATCTGCTGATGCTTTGCCCCTTACAATCCCAGCACTTGGATTTTTTCATATCCCAATTCCAGAAATTCGGCAGCTTTACTACAAAAAGATTGTGGGCCAATTTCAGGAGGCAGTAGCTTGCTCATCAGTGAACTCGGGAGTCTTAGAGACACTTGTCTCCATTGGAGATGTGAAGGCTGTGTTCATGGGCCATGATCATACTAATGACTTTTGTGGGAATCTAGATGGTATATGGTTTTGTTATGGTGGAGGCATTGGATATCACGGATATGGAAAGGCCGGGTGGCCAAGGAGAGCAAGGGTCATATTAGCTGAACTTGGGAAGGGGGACAAGGCCTGGATGGGAGTGGAGAGGATTAAGACATGGAAGCGTCTTGATGATGAGAAGCTGAGCAAGATTGATGAGCAAGTCCTGTGGAACCACCGGCCATCAAGATAA
- the LOC142615653 gene encoding putative inactive purple acid phosphatase 28 isoform X2, with product MEVESSKSGNWKHSLVYLAFITLIIHLILHKHKLSGNDTVRVKRNPNLPLRFRYDGTFKILQVADMHYGNGIMSRCRDVLDEEFPYCSDLNTTHFLNTLILSENPDFIAFTAFGPAMESGLPWAAILGNHDQESTMNRAELMSFISLMDYSVSQTNPSAEGPTSSLKGSMMTDIDGFGNYNLRVYGAPGSHLANSSIFNLLFLDSGDRAVVQGVRTYGWIKESQLRWVRGISQRFQGQTSDTDQSADALPLTIPALGFFHIPIPEIRQLYYKKIVGQFQEAVACSSVNSGVLETLVSIGDVKAVFMGHDHTNDFCGNLDGIWFCYGGGIGYHGYGKAGWPRRARVILAELGKGDKAWMGVERIKTWKRLDDEKLSKIDEQVLWNHRPSR from the exons ATGGAAGTGGAATCATCAAAAAGTGGAAATTGGAAGCACAGTTTGGTGTACTTGGCATTTATCACCTTAATCATACACCTTATTCTTCATAAACACAAACTATCAGGAAACGACACCGTTCGCGTCAAAAGAAACCCAAATCTCCCACTCCGGTTCCGCTACGACGGTACCTTCAAAATCCTTCAG gtGGCTGATATGCATTATGGTAATGGAATAATGAGTCGATGCCGAGACGTGTTAGATGAGGAGTTCCCCTACTGTTCCGATCTCAACACCACTCACTTTCTCAACACTTTGATTCTTTCCGAAAATCCTGATTTCATTGCTTTCACTG CTTTTGGTCCTGCCATGGAATCTGGTCTTCCGTGGGCTGCAATCTTGGGAAACCATGACCAGGAATCTACAATGAATCGTGCAGAATTGATGTCCTTCATCTCCCTTATGGATTATTCTGTCTCGCAAACCAATCCATCAGCTGAAGGTCCTACTAGTTCTCTTAAGGGAAGCATGATGACAGACATTGATGGTTTTGGCAATTATAACCTAAGAGTGTATGGTGCCCCAGGTTCGCATTTGGCGAACAGCAGCATATTCAATCTTCTCTTTCTTGACAGTGGAGACAGGGCAGTTGTTCAAGGAGTTCGAACTTATGGATGGATTAAGGAATCCCAACTTCGTTGGGTCCGTGGCATTTCTCAGAGATTTCAG GGCCAAACATCGGATACTGACCAATCTGCTGATGCTTTGCCCCTTACAATCCCAGCACTTGGATTTTTTCATATCCCAATTCCAGAAATTCGGCAGCTTTACTACAAAAAGATTGTGGGCCAATTTCAGGAGGCAGTAGCTTGCTCATCAGTGAACTCGGGAGTCTTAGAGACACTTGTCTCCATTGGAGATGTGAAGGCTGTGTTCATGGGCCATGATCATACTAATGACTTTTGTGGGAATCTAGATGGTATATGGTTTTGTTATGGTGGAGGCATTGGATATCACGGATATGGAAAGGCCGGGTGGCCAAGGAGAGCAAGGGTCATATTAGCTGAACTTGGGAAGGGGGACAAGGCCTGGATGGGAGTGGAGAGGATTAAGACATGGAAGCGTCTTGATGATGAGAAGCTGAGCAAGATTGATGAGCAAGTCCTGTGGAACCACCGGCCATCAAGATAA